One window of Catonella massiliensis genomic DNA carries:
- a CDS encoding glycosyltransferase family 4 protein has product MDLMKCFAEKGHKVSIISPLEKKEAGEEEVISAPNISLVRCRTGNLFGVGMLEKGISQMRLASQYLKAVYKYFPETKFDLILYSTPPISLATVVEKIKRSTGAATYLLLKDIFPQNAVDIGILKPFMAKALFRSKEKKLYEISDYIGCMSPANVDYLLKHNEIDSNKVEVCPNSIKVEVDISVALSADSIAKSRENDREELFAKYDIPVDKTIFLYGGNLGKPQDIPFIIECIKKASTVEEAYFVVCGDGTEYGKLLAFVSEYKPSNLTLIKSLPKADYDRLVRVSDVGMIFLDHRFSIPNFPSRLLSYLKEGIPVLVCTDKNTDIGRIAEDNDFGLSSTSDNVEDFISNVSKLTDKGLRLRLGENGYRYLLENYTVERSYEIIMRHFN; this is encoded by the coding sequence ATGGATTTGATGAAATGCTTTGCAGAGAAAGGCCATAAAGTCTCCATAATATCGCCGCTTGAGAAGAAGGAGGCGGGAGAGGAAGAGGTTATAAGTGCCCCGAATATAAGCCTTGTAAGGTGTAGAACAGGAAACCTCTTTGGAGTGGGTATGCTTGAAAAGGGGATATCCCAGATGAGGCTTGCTTCGCAGTACTTAAAAGCTGTCTATAAATATTTTCCGGAGACTAAGTTTGACCTTATATTATACTCAACTCCTCCCATCAGCCTGGCTACGGTAGTAGAGAAGATAAAAAGGAGTACCGGAGCGGCTACCTATCTTTTACTAAAGGATATCTTCCCACAGAATGCTGTGGATATAGGTATATTAAAGCCATTTATGGCGAAAGCACTATTTAGAAGCAAAGAAAAAAAGCTCTATGAGATATCTGACTATATAGGCTGTATGTCACCTGCCAATGTAGACTACCTGCTTAAGCATAATGAAATCGACAGTAACAAGGTGGAAGTCTGCCCTAATTCTATAAAGGTTGAGGTGGATATCAGTGTAGCATTAAGTGCTGATAGTATCGCTAAATCAAGGGAAAATGATAGAGAAGAGCTGTTTGCTAAATACGATATCCCGGTAGATAAGACCATATTTCTCTACGGAGGAAATCTTGGCAAGCCTCAGGACATACCTTTCATCATAGAGTGCATCAAGAAGGCTTCCACGGTAGAGGAGGCTTACTTTGTAGTCTGCGGTGACGGGACCGAATACGGAAAGCTTCTGGCATTTGTAAGTGAGTATAAGCCAAGCAATCTCACTCTGATTAAATCCCTCCCTAAGGCTGATTATGACAGGCTTGTAAGAGTCTCTGATGTCGGGATGATATTTCTTGACCATAGATTTAGTATACCAAACTTCCCTTCAAGGCTCCTGTCCTACCTTAAAGAAGGTATCCCTGTTCTTGTCTGCACCGATAAAAACACTGATATCGGAAGGATTGCAGAGGATAATGACTTCGGGCTTAGCTCTACAAGTGATAACGTGGAAGACTTTATCTCAAATGTAAGTAAGCTTACGGATAAAGGGCTAAGACTACGCTTGGGAGAGAACGGATATAGATATTTACTTGAGAATTATACGGTGGAGAGAAGTTACGAGATAATTATGAGGCATTTTAATTAG
- a CDS encoding GGDEF domain-containing protein: protein MGLTHIYVASAVGIALVISIMSCNQSILKSDKVDYNMLRYMLMIVGVSCFFDAVVFTADGRPGALCRIANMVGNTVAYMATISLCLLWDIFVIFHLYGNTSRARKWSGIISIPAIILFISALINLFYPIVFIIDENNVYKRTPFSYVYVLISFCYILYSAYIHTTFKNKKHVRFFPIWVFLFPVFIGFIAQILFYGLATGWVGAAIGLSSAFMSIQKESAFIDSLTGLLNRAYLFSSRLYESMHGGMMLDINRFKSINDTFGHDTGDIALKEVANILSEATSERGVAIRYAGDEFLIFVAEADNAVLLEIKDKIIQELSKLNRQHDRKYQLSLSFGIGLYDPSSESFDEFVKKLDTNMYYDKEQYYRSHERLSRRKSERTETNVFI from the coding sequence ATGGGACTCACACATATATATGTCGCAAGTGCGGTAGGTATAGCACTGGTTATATCTATCATGTCCTGCAATCAGTCTATACTAAAGAGTGATAAGGTTGATTACAACATGCTTAGATACATGCTGATGATAGTAGGTGTATCCTGCTTTTTTGATGCTGTAGTTTTTACAGCAGACGGCAGACCCGGTGCACTTTGTAGGATAGCTAATATGGTCGGTAATACTGTCGCGTACATGGCAACCATATCGCTGTGCCTGCTATGGGATATATTCGTTATCTTCCACCTGTACGGCAATACATCAAGGGCAAGAAAATGGTCTGGAATCATCTCCATACCTGCTATTATCCTTTTCATAAGTGCCCTTATCAACTTGTTCTATCCTATAGTTTTTATCATAGATGAAAACAACGTGTATAAGAGGACGCCTTTTTCCTATGTTTATGTCCTCATATCTTTTTGCTACATCCTGTACAGTGCATACATACACACTACTTTTAAGAATAAAAAGCATGTAAGATTCTTCCCGATATGGGTGTTTTTGTTTCCTGTATTTATAGGCTTTATTGCACAGATTCTTTTCTATGGTCTTGCTACGGGCTGGGTAGGTGCAGCTATAGGGCTCTCCAGTGCATTCATGAGCATACAAAAGGAAAGTGCCTTCATCGACAGCCTTACAGGCCTTTTAAACAGAGCCTATCTCTTTAGCAGCAGACTTTATGAATCAATGCACGGTGGCATGATGCTGGATATCAACCGTTTTAAGTCAATAAATGACACCTTTGGCCACGACACAGGTGATATTGCCCTAAAAGAGGTTGCAAATATCCTATCTGAGGCTACAAGCGAGCGTGGAGTTGCTATCAGATACGCAGGGGATGAATTCCTCATCTTTGTTGCAGAAGCAGACAATGCGGTATTGTTAGAAATCAAAGATAAGATAATACAAGAACTTAGCAAGCTCAACCGTCAACATGACAGAAAGTATCAGTTGTCTCTTTCTTTTGGAATTGGCTTATATGACCCATCTTCTGAGAGCTTTGATGAATTTGTAAAGAAGCTTGATACGAATATGTATTACGATAAAGAGCAGTACTACCGAAGCCACGAGAGGCTTAGCAGAAGAAAGTCAGAGAGAACCGAAACCAACGTATTTATATAA
- a CDS encoding polysaccharide biosynthesis protein, whose translation MGIFTGKTLLITGGTGSFGHAVMDRFLSTDIGEIRIFSRDEKKQDDMRHEYQAKMPEVAEKIKFYIGDVRDINSVKNAMNGVDYIFHAAALKQVPSCEFFPIEAVKTNVLGTENVLNAAIEAGVKSIICLSTDKAAYPVNAMGTSKAMMEKVIVAKSRTVDQSKTKICCTRYGNVMCSRGSVIPLWIDQIRAGNPITVTEPAMTRFIMSLEEAVDLVLFAFEHGETGDILVQKAPACTIKVQAEAVCDLFNGDKAAIRQIGIRHGEKMYETLLTNEECERAIDLGKFYRVPCDSRNLNYDKYFTQGNIERAKLTEFNSNNTELLDVEEVKSKLMELSYIKEELEK comes from the coding sequence ATGGGTATATTTACAGGTAAAACCCTGCTTATTACAGGTGGAACCGGTTCATTTGGACATGCGGTTATGGACAGGTTTCTTTCTACAGATATCGGCGAAATAAGGATATTCTCAAGGGATGAGAAGAAACAGGATGACATGAGACACGAGTATCAGGCGAAGATGCCTGAGGTGGCTGAAAAGATTAAGTTCTACATAGGAGATGTGAGGGATATCAATTCCGTTAAAAATGCCATGAATGGAGTTGACTATATCTTCCATGCGGCAGCACTCAAGCAGGTACCTTCTTGCGAATTCTTCCCTATAGAGGCGGTAAAGACCAACGTGCTTGGTACTGAAAATGTGTTGAACGCGGCCATAGAAGCAGGAGTAAAGAGTATAATCTGTCTTTCCACAGACAAGGCTGCCTATCCTGTAAATGCCATGGGAACCAGTAAGGCTATGATGGAAAAGGTAATAGTGGCTAAGTCACGTACCGTAGACCAGTCAAAGACCAAGATATGCTGTACAAGGTATGGCAATGTTATGTGCTCTCGTGGCTCAGTTATTCCGCTTTGGATAGACCAGATAAGGGCGGGGAACCCTATTACAGTCACAGAGCCTGCTATGACAAGATTTATAATGTCGCTTGAAGAAGCAGTTGACCTCGTTCTCTTTGCATTTGAACATGGGGAAACAGGAGATATACTGGTACAGAAGGCGCCTGCCTGCACTATAAAGGTTCAGGCGGAGGCGGTTTGTGATTTGTTTAACGGTGACAAGGCTGCCATAAGACAGATAGGTATAAGACATGGTGAAAAGATGTATGAAACTCTGCTTACCAATGAGGAGTGCGAAAGAGCTATCGACCTTGGCAAGTTCTACAGGGTGCCTTGTGACAGCAGAAATCTAAACTATGACAAATATTTCACACAGGGAAATATTGAAAGAGCCAAGCTAACTGAGTTTAACTCAAACAATACCGAGCTTCTTGACGTGGAGGAAGTAAAGTCAAAGCTTATGGAGCTTAGCTACATAAAGGAAGAACTTGAGAAGTAG
- a CDS encoding polysaccharide biosynthesis C-terminal domain-containing protein, with the protein MNILVTGAKGFVGKNLVENLRCIKDGKNTTRPALKIDEIYEYDVESDKKQLFYYCERADFVFNLAGVNRPKDEGEFMKGNFGFASELLETLKKCENTCPVMLSSSVQATLAGRFQTSEYGKSKLAGEELFFDYSKETGAKVLVYRFPNLFGKWCMPNYNSAVATFCYNTANDLPLTINDRNTVLELLYIDDLVEGLLDALEGKAQYCEYEGVEAKGEKDGRYAYIPVTHKVTLGEIADTLEEFKTQPESLIMPEIPAGSFAKKLYSTYLSYLPKEKVSFPLKMNMDNRGSFTELLKTASCGQFSVNISKPGITKGEHWHNTKWEFFIVVSGKALIQERKIGTDEILEFYVSGEKIEAVHMLPGYTHNIINLSDTEDLITLMWANESFDKNRPDTFFEKVEADN; encoded by the coding sequence ATGAATATACTTGTTACCGGTGCAAAAGGATTTGTAGGAAAGAATCTTGTGGAGAACCTTAGGTGTATAAAAGACGGGAAAAATACCACAAGACCTGCCCTTAAGATAGATGAAATATATGAATATGATGTAGAATCAGACAAGAAGCAGCTCTTTTACTATTGTGAGAGGGCTGACTTTGTATTTAATCTGGCAGGAGTGAACCGCCCTAAGGATGAGGGGGAGTTTATGAAGGGAAACTTCGGCTTTGCTTCAGAACTTTTAGAAACACTTAAAAAATGTGAAAATACCTGCCCTGTAATGCTATCTTCTTCAGTACAGGCAACACTTGCAGGGAGATTTCAGACCTCGGAATACGGAAAGTCTAAGCTTGCAGGCGAGGAGCTTTTCTTTGACTACAGTAAGGAGACAGGGGCGAAGGTGCTGGTATACAGGTTTCCAAACCTCTTTGGTAAGTGGTGCATGCCAAATTATAACTCAGCAGTCGCCACCTTTTGCTATAATACAGCCAACGACCTGCCGCTTACGATAAATGACAGAAATACTGTGCTAGAGCTCTTGTACATAGATGACCTTGTAGAAGGTCTTCTGGATGCGCTTGAAGGTAAGGCACAATACTGCGAATATGAGGGAGTAGAGGCAAAAGGAGAGAAAGATGGCAGGTATGCCTACATTCCTGTGACTCACAAGGTGACTCTTGGGGAAATAGCTGATACTTTAGAGGAATTTAAGACTCAGCCTGAGAGCCTTATTATGCCTGAGATACCGGCAGGAAGCTTTGCTAAGAAGCTCTATTCCACATATTTATCATATTTACCAAAAGAAAAGGTAAGCTTTCCGCTTAAGATGAATATGGATAACAGAGGGAGCTTCACAGAGCTTCTTAAGACCGCCTCCTGCGGGCAGTTCTCGGTAAATATAAGCAAGCCCGGTATCACAAAGGGAGAACACTGGCACAATACCAAGTGGGAATTCTTTATAGTGGTGTCCGGCAAGGCTCTCATACAGGAGAGAAAGATAGGAACTGATGAAATCTTAGAGTTTTATGTAAGCGGCGAGAAGATTGAGGCAGTACATATGTTGCCGGGATACACACATAACATCATCAATCTCTCAGATACAGAGGATTTGATTACTCTTATGTGGGCGAATGAAAGCTTTGATAAGAACAGACCTGACACCTTTTTTGAGAAGGTGGAAGCAGATAATTAA
- the wecB gene encoding non-hydrolyzing UDP-N-acetylglucosamine 2-epimerase, translating into MKMKTDYTDVSFVNNGKLKLLIIVGTRPEIIRLSEVIKKCRLYFDCILAHTGQNYDYNLNGIFFKDLKLKDAEVYMDAVGADLGETVGNIIAASYKLMVSIKPDALLILGDTNSCLSAISAKRLHIPIFHMEAGNRCKDECLPEETNRRIVDIISDVNLAYSEHARRYLAECGLPKERTYVTGSPMAEVLRANLADIKASDVLTRLSLKEGKYILLSAHREENIDTEENFTSLFTAVNKLAEKYDMPVLYSCHPRSRKRLEESGFKLDSRVIRQEPLGFHDYNKLQMSAFLVVSDSGTLPEESSFYISEGSPFPAVCIRTSTERPEALDKGDFILAGIDEKSLLQAADTAVNLKLNGDYGLPTPDYMDENVSDKVVRIIQGYTGVVNKMVWRK; encoded by the coding sequence ATGAAGATGAAGACAGATTACACGGATGTGAGTTTTGTAAATAACGGTAAATTGAAGTTACTTATAATAGTTGGCACAAGACCTGAGATAATAAGGCTTTCAGAGGTTATAAAGAAGTGCAGGCTGTATTTTGACTGTATCTTAGCCCATACGGGTCAGAACTATGATTACAACCTAAACGGAATCTTTTTTAAGGACTTAAAGCTAAAAGACGCTGAAGTATATATGGATGCGGTAGGAGCTGACCTTGGAGAGACAGTTGGCAATATTATAGCTGCTTCATATAAGCTGATGGTAAGCATTAAGCCAGATGCCCTTCTTATACTCGGTGATACCAACAGCTGTCTCTCTGCTATATCAGCAAAAAGGCTCCACATACCTATATTTCATATGGAAGCGGGCAACAGATGTAAGGATGAATGCCTGCCCGAGGAGACAAACCGCAGGATAGTGGATATAATCTCAGATGTGAATCTGGCTTATTCTGAGCATGCGAGGAGATACCTTGCGGAATGCGGTCTTCCAAAGGAGAGAACCTATGTGACGGGCTCCCCTATGGCTGAGGTGCTAAGAGCCAATCTTGCCGATATTAAGGCAAGTGACGTACTTACAAGGCTAAGTCTAAAAGAGGGCAAATACATCCTTTTATCTGCTCACAGAGAAGAAAACATCGACACTGAGGAGAATTTTACCTCCCTTTTTACCGCGGTAAATAAGCTGGCAGAAAAATACGATATGCCTGTGCTGTACTCCTGCCACCCAAGGAGCAGGAAACGCCTGGAAGAATCAGGCTTTAAGCTTGACAGCAGAGTTATAAGACAGGAGCCTCTAGGCTTTCACGACTACAATAAGCTACAGATGTCTGCATTTTTGGTGGTATCAGACAGCGGTACCCTCCCTGAGGAGAGCTCTTTCTACATAAGCGAGGGCAGTCCATTCCCGGCAGTCTGCATAAGAACCTCTACCGAAAGACCTGAAGCCCTTGACAAAGGAGACTTCATCCTTGCAGGCATAGATGAAAAGAGCCTCTTGCAGGCAGCAGACACAGCTGTAAACCTGAAGCTAAACGGAGACTACGGCCTCCCTACACCGGACTATATGGATGAGAATGTAAGCGATAAGGTGGTAAGGATAATCCAAGGGTATACCGGGGTTGTGAATAAGATGGTGTGGAGGAAATAG
- a CDS encoding acyltransferase family protein has protein sequence MNKPVTKFSFENNIFDIIRYYAMLQVMINHMAEHFKLQLPAVLQALIKFQGVVILFALSGYLTAASLDRDSMNGDIDKPKFLKKRFFRIFPEYWLCVLINTVVIFVLYSPKPNLKEGLIYVITQFGCLNFYTGEWLRGCGVGAPNGSLWTILVELEFYVIILLIWKWLKNKGIITWSILIACFAGLNYLTAIAGDGEMIAIKLLNCSIIPYLYMFMIGCFFYRFREKIFNCDNRLIAIAGLFFVAMYFVGDGLISGSYLPLLSGIALAAMTIIFGYLFKIKLRAKIDITYGTYLYHMVVVNAIIALGVEINYVVMGIGIVVSLLLGLMSSRFNKAIPYIIKRA, from the coding sequence GTGAATAAGCCTGTAACTAAATTTTCATTTGAGAATAACATTTTTGACATAATAAGATATTATGCTATGCTGCAAGTAATGATAAATCACATGGCAGAGCATTTTAAACTTCAGCTTCCTGCGGTATTACAAGCTTTAATTAAGTTTCAGGGAGTTGTAATCCTCTTTGCCTTAAGCGGCTATCTAACGGCTGCTTCACTTGATAGAGATAGTATGAATGGAGACATAGACAAGCCAAAGTTTCTTAAAAAGAGATTCTTTAGAATATTTCCAGAATACTGGCTCTGTGTGCTTATAAATACTGTTGTGATTTTCGTGCTATATAGCCCGAAGCCTAACTTGAAGGAAGGATTGATATATGTTATTACTCAGTTTGGTTGTCTAAACTTCTACACCGGTGAGTGGCTGAGAGGCTGTGGTGTAGGTGCTCCTAATGGGAGCCTATGGACTATACTTGTAGAACTGGAGTTTTATGTTATAATATTACTTATATGGAAATGGCTTAAAAATAAAGGAATTATTACTTGGAGTATTCTTATTGCCTGCTTTGCCGGCCTGAATTATCTGACTGCTATAGCTGGCGATGGTGAAATGATTGCCATAAAGTTATTGAACTGCAGCATAATTCCATACTTGTACATGTTTATGATTGGCTGTTTCTTTTACAGATTTAGAGAGAAAATTTTTAATTGCGATAATAGATTGATTGCAATAGCCGGCTTATTCTTTGTAGCAATGTACTTTGTGGGGGATGGGTTGATATCTGGTTCATACCTCCCACTGCTTAGCGGGATTGCCCTTGCAGCCATGACTATTATATTTGGATATTTATTTAAGATAAAGCTTAGAGCTAAGATTGATATAACCTATGGAACATACTTGTATCACATGGTTGTAGTAAATGCTATAATTGCGCTCGGTGTAGAGATAAACTATGTGGTTATGGGGATTGGAATAGTTGTAAGTTTGTTGCTGGGGCTTATGTCCTCAAGGTTTAATAAAGCTATACCATATATTATAAAAAGAGCATAA
- a CDS encoding glycosyltransferase family 4 protein codes for MTNLNNMENEHKQIKICFVAPLPPPYGGIANWTRVFTEYLSKNNLADISLVNTAPKGRVTEGRGILKRVFVSGFAMFGIVSEIRDKIKTDKMDCVHIATSGSLAAIRDLMVANLLRRENIPFIYHIHFGRIPEIIRKNTIEWRLIKKVITLSARTIAIDKSTKDELSAYFRDKIEYIPNPIDLKALPVPSESTEKTVMYLGWVIKQKGIEELIASWKSIQTVVKDWKLQIVGPYKIEYIDELRKKYSFENVELIEEKSHKEAMELLNRASVFVLPSYTEGCPYVIMEAMALKKIIIGTRVGNIPEMLGDNCGILIDVQNVEELKKHLKEVITQADRYDNLREAAYEKAKSEYDISRISAKILYMVKEIIEKRS; via the coding sequence ATGACAAATCTAAATAATATGGAAAATGAACATAAGCAAATAAAGATCTGCTTCGTTGCCCCATTACCGCCTCCATATGGTGGGATTGCGAATTGGACAAGAGTATTTACAGAGTATTTATCAAAGAATAATTTGGCAGACATTTCTCTTGTAAATACTGCGCCTAAGGGAAGGGTGACGGAAGGAAGAGGAATCCTTAAAAGAGTATTTGTAAGTGGATTTGCTATGTTTGGGATAGTCTCTGAAATAAGGGATAAAATAAAAACTGATAAAATGGACTGTGTCCATATAGCGACAAGTGGTTCATTAGCGGCTATTAGGGATCTTATGGTAGCAAACCTGCTTAGGAGGGAAAATATCCCCTTTATTTATCATATACATTTTGGCAGGATTCCTGAGATCATTAGGAAAAATACAATTGAATGGAGGCTAATTAAAAAAGTAATTACATTGTCAGCTAGAACTATTGCTATTGACAAAAGTACCAAAGATGAATTAAGTGCTTACTTTCGTGATAAGATAGAATATATCCCAAATCCGATTGATTTGAAGGCGTTGCCTGTTCCCAGTGAATCAACTGAGAAGACAGTTATGTATCTGGGATGGGTAATTAAGCAAAAAGGCATAGAAGAACTTATAGCGTCTTGGAAAAGTATTCAAACTGTGGTCAAGGACTGGAAATTGCAGATTGTTGGACCTTACAAGATAGAATACATAGATGAGTTAAGAAAAAAGTATAGTTTTGAAAACGTTGAGCTTATTGAAGAAAAATCTCACAAAGAGGCTATGGAACTGCTTAACAGGGCATCAGTATTTGTCCTGCCAAGCTATACAGAAGGTTGCCCATATGTTATAATGGAAGCTATGGCTCTTAAGAAGATAATTATTGGAACCAGAGTTGGAAACATACCTGAGATGCTAGGTGACAATTGCGGTATTTTGATTGATGTACAAAATGTAGAAGAACTAAAAAAGCATCTTAAAGAGGTAATTACTCAGGCTGATCGATATGACAATCTGAGAGAAGCTGCTTATGAAAAAGCAAAAAGTGAATACGATATAAGCAGGATTTCCGCTAAAATCTTATATATGGTTAAGGAGATAATAGAGAAGAGAAGCTGA
- a CDS encoding glycosyltransferase, which yields MKKIRVLQVVPSFNVGGAEGLVLTYLRNFDRSCMEMKAVSFYAPSGSIYDEIIKAEKLHVTYLNKKGPLDISFVKQLKAEIESFNPDVIHTHMSALKYVVMAGTLGKPIFHTIHSEVLTDAGIYDRFVNRFLFKKYKVTPIALHEELRRAVNRYYGCTNTVVVSNGIDVDKFKNGVSIRDELGIDEESFVLCHVGSFSKPKNHEFLIKVFKKVLSYKPNACLALVGGGVLENSIRKLVADEGLDGKVLFLGRRSDIYNVLKSSDVFVFPSLYEGFGIAVLEAEASGLPVVVSDKVPENVCVVPNVKRLSLDDNIDKWCEAVAECENMKSDVLCDDIYKFDIKNVLKELSQAYREKCGCHKN from the coding sequence ATGAAGAAAATAAGAGTTTTACAGGTTGTTCCTAGCTTTAATGTAGGAGGAGCAGAAGGCCTGGTGCTTACTTATCTGCGAAATTTTGATAGAAGCTGTATGGAGATGAAGGCTGTATCATTTTATGCGCCAAGTGGCTCTATTTATGATGAGATAATAAAGGCTGAAAAGCTACATGTTACCTACTTAAATAAAAAAGGGCCTTTGGATATTTCATTTGTGAAACAGCTGAAAGCGGAGATTGAGAGCTTTAACCCTGATGTGATACATACACATATGTCCGCGCTTAAATATGTTGTGATGGCAGGTACTTTAGGAAAACCGATATTTCATACTATACATAGCGAAGTGCTTACAGATGCGGGAATATATGATAGATTTGTAAACAGATTTCTCTTCAAAAAGTATAAAGTTACACCAATTGCTTTGCACGAAGAATTAAGGAGAGCTGTCAATAGATATTATGGCTGTACAAATACGGTTGTAGTGAGCAATGGGATAGATGTGGATAAATTTAAGAATGGAGTTAGTATAAGGGATGAACTTGGAATAGATGAAGAATCCTTTGTATTATGCCATGTAGGAAGCTTTTCAAAGCCTAAAAACCATGAATTTCTAATTAAAGTATTTAAAAAAGTTCTTTCTTACAAACCTAATGCCTGCCTAGCTCTGGTAGGTGGTGGTGTATTGGAAAACAGTATCAGAAAGCTGGTTGCTGATGAAGGTTTAGATGGAAAGGTTTTATTTTTAGGCAGACGCTCCGATATATATAATGTGCTTAAATCAAGTGATGTGTTTGTATTTCCATCGCTGTATGAAGGCTTTGGAATAGCTGTTTTGGAGGCAGAAGCATCAGGACTACCTGTTGTTGTTTCAGATAAAGTTCCTGAAAACGTATGTGTAGTACCTAATGTTAAACGACTATCATTGGATGATAACATAGACAAGTGGTGTGAGGCTGTAGCTGAATGCGAAAATATGAAGTCAGATGTTTTATGTGATGATATATACAAGTTTGATATAAAGAATGTGCTAAAGGAGCTGAGTCAAGCTTATAGAGAAAAGTGTGGATGCCATAAAAACTGA
- a CDS encoding MBOAT family O-acyltransferase: MIFLNPFFWMAMLAILPIYYKVKSINTKNVILVLFSIIWYVRYAEWSALYLLATIVTTWIYGYLYEKYQDSKSAHVFAWFIGIGVNLGILLVLKYNGLILAKGLNFWVPMGLSFYTFQALGYCIDIRNGNCEREKNIWNHILFLCFIPQMVTGPISRKNQLGGEFLKEKSFDYERVIASLYRMTWGFFKKIVVANNLAVLVSAIYSDYENVSGALLTINAMLFVVQLYCDFAGCMDIAIGAAGLFGIEVVENFNKPFTAKNVSELWRRWHITLGTWVKDYVFYPILLWMNRKTSKKFVEKIGKKSFKKLSTYIALVILWSIVGLWHGADLKYWIGNGMLYACTIILGEILTPVFIKIIAILKINTESKPYEYFQRTRTFLIFCIGNMFLNLDSTTTTVKVLGRMVTNFATNISNHAFFSSLLGNEKLKVLIGIMCMVVFLVISAFDVKLGEKLRKRNMAVRWLNYAVVIIIIFASFILQNGGYGDSINFIYMQF, from the coding sequence ATGATATTTTTAAATCCGTTTTTTTGGATGGCTATGCTGGCAATATTACCGATATATTATAAAGTGAAATCTATAAATACTAAGAATGTGATATTAGTATTGTTTAGTATAATCTGGTATGTTAGATATGCTGAATGGAGTGCACTTTATTTACTTGCAACGATTGTGACTACTTGGATTTATGGATATTTATACGAGAAATATCAGGATTCAAAATCGGCACATGTATTTGCATGGTTTATTGGTATAGGAGTGAATTTGGGAATATTATTGGTGCTTAAATATAATGGACTAATATTAGCTAAAGGGCTAAATTTTTGGGTGCCGATGGGACTATCGTTCTATACATTTCAAGCATTGGGGTATTGTATAGATATTAGAAATGGAAACTGTGAAAGAGAAAAGAATATTTGGAATCATATACTATTTTTATGTTTTATACCTCAGATGGTAACGGGGCCAATTTCTAGGAAAAACCAACTGGGCGGAGAATTCTTAAAAGAAAAAAGCTTCGACTATGAAAGAGTGATTGCATCTCTATATAGGATGACCTGGGGATTTTTCAAGAAAATCGTTGTGGCTAACAACCTAGCAGTGCTTGTATCTGCAATTTATTCTGATTATGAAAATGTATCAGGAGCTTTACTTACTATAAATGCAATGCTTTTTGTTGTGCAGCTTTATTGTGACTTTGCAGGTTGTATGGACATAGCAATTGGTGCTGCAGGGCTTTTTGGAATTGAAGTAGTCGAGAATTTTAATAAACCATTTACAGCAAAAAATGTCTCTGAACTTTGGCGCAGATGGCATATAACCCTTGGTACATGGGTGAAAGACTATGTATTTTACCCTATTTTACTTTGGATGAATAGAAAGACATCTAAAAAATTTGTAGAAAAAATAGGTAAGAAAAGTTTTAAAAAGCTATCAACTTATATAGCTCTTGTGATTTTATGGAGTATAGTTGGACTTTGGCATGGTGCTGATTTGAAGTATTGGATAGGTAATGGTATGCTGTACGCATGTACCATCATACTGGGAGAGATACTTACACCTGTATTTATCAAAATAATTGCTATTCTTAAAATAAATACTGAGAGTAAACCTTACGAATATTTCCAGAGGACAAGGACTTTTCTTATATTCTGTATAGGAAATATGTTCTTAAACCTTGATTCAACCACTACGACAGTTAAAGTCCTTGGTAGAATGGTTACTAATTTTGCAACCAACATTAGCAATCATGCGTTTTTCTCAAGTTTGTTAGGTAATGAAAAACTGAAAGTATTGATTGGAATAATGTGTATGGTTGTTTTCTTGGTAATTTCTGCATTTGATGTTAAACTTGGAGAAAAACTAAGAAAGAGAAATATGGCAGTAAGATGGCTGAATTATGCGGTAGTAATAATTATTATTTTTGCAAGTTTCATTTTGCAAAATGGCGGATATGGCGACTCAATTAACTTTATATATATGCAATTTTAA